Genomic DNA from Streptomyces sp. AM 2-1-1:
GAACCCGTCCACCTGGGAGCCCCGTCCCGCCGCCCGCTGGGAGGACGCCTTCCTCAGCGGGAACGGGCACCACGGGGCGATGGTCCACGGAGACCCCGCCGACGACCGGGTGATCGTCAACCACCACACCCTGGTCCGCCCCAACGGCAGCGAGGACCTGCGCCCGCCGGAGCTCGCCGGGGAACTCGGACCGCTCCAGGACGCCCTGCTCTCCGGTAACACCCGGGCGGCCGAGCGCTTCGGCGCGGGCAGCCCGCTGGTGTGGGTGCAACCCTTCCATCCGGCGTTCCAGACCCGGGTGCGGCGCGCCCCGGCGGAGTCCGGGACGCCGTTGGGAGCCGGGGCGGGGGCGCACGGGACGGCTCACGCGGGAGCCGGGCCGGAGGCGGAGTACACGGCTCCGGCCGGAACGGCCACCGGCCCGTCCTACCGACGAGAGCTGGATTTCACCTCCGGCGAGACCGTCGCCTCCCACGGTCCCTGGCGCAGTCGTGTCTTCGTGTCGCGGGCCGACGACGTGATCGTCCAGCACATCACCGGCCCGGCGGCGGACACCGAGGTCTGGCTCGACCCCGTCCTTCCCGGCGCTCCGGCGAACCTCGCGGTCGGCCGGTCGACGGTGCTGACCCCGCAGGGCGCCCGGATCGCCCTGCGTCTGCGCTACCCGGAGAGCGATCTCTCCTGCACCGGGGTGTCGGTCCTGCGGGCGGAGGGCGGAACGGTCTCCGTGAGCGGCGACGGGGTCCGCGTCGCCGGAGCCCGGAGCCTGCTCCTCCTGACCCGTGTGCGCCGCTCCCCCGGTGAGCCCGACCTCGACGCCGAGTGGGCGGCCCTGCCGGACGACGATTACGACGCCTTGATGGCACGTCACCTCCCGCTGCACCGGAGCGCCTTCGGCCGGTGCGCGCTCACGCTGCACGACGAGGACCCGGCGCGGCAGGGTCTCCCGGGCAGTGAGCTGCTGCGCCACCCGGGCAGTCCGGCCCTGCTGGAGCGGCTGTTCGCGGCGGGCCGCTACCACGTGCTGTCCGCCTCGGGTGCGCTGCCGCCCCGACTGACGGGGGTGTGGACGGGGGACTGGGACACCGCCTGGTCAGGGGCGTTCACCACCAACGCCAACCTCAACCTCCAGGTGGCGTCGGCGACCGCCGGCAACCTTCCCGAGGTGCTGGACGCCCACGCGCGCCTGATAGAAGGTCAGTTGGACCACTGGCGTGAGAACGCCCGGGCTCTCTTCGGGGCCCGGGGCATCGTCGCGCCCTCCCACTCGGACGGGGAGTCGGGCCGCACCCGCCACTTCCAGCGGGCCTACCCGCTGCACCTGTGGACTGCGGGCGCCGACTGGCTGCTGCACCCCCTGTGCGAACAGGCGCAGTGCCGAGGGGCCGCACCGGAGGCGCTGGTCTCGGCGTGCGCGGAAGTGGCCGACTTCTACACCGACTTCCTCACCCGTGAGGGTCCCGACGGAGCCGTGGCGATCGTCCCCTCGTACTCGCCGGAGAACCGCCCGGAGAACGCGAGTTGGGGCACGCTCAACGCCACGATGGACATCGCCGCCGCCCGGCACGCCCTCACCACCGCTGCGGAGCTGGCCCCGGCGCACCCGGACGCGGACCGCTGGCGGGACCTCGCCGGCCGGCTTCCGCGCTACCGGATCAACGCCGACGGCGCACTGGCGGAGTGGGCGTGGCCCGGGCTCCGCGAGACGTACGACCACCGCCACCTCAGCCACCTCTACCCGGTCTGGCCGCTCGACGAGATCAACCCGTACGACACTCCCGGGCTCGCCGCTGCCGCGCACCGCGCCCTGGAACTGAGGGGTTCGGAGAACGACTCGGCCCACGGTCATCTGCACCACGCGCTCGTCGCGGCGCGGCTGCGGGACGGTGCGCGGGTCTCCGCCGCGCTGGCGTCGGTCCTGGACGGTGACTTCTTCCACGACTCGCTGATGAGCGCGCACTACCCCGACCGGAACGTCTACAACGCGGACGCCGCCCACGCGTTGCCGGCCGTCGTGCTGGAGATGCTCGTCCAGTCCGCGCCGGGCCGCCTGGTCCTGCTGCCCGCGCTCCCGGCCGCGTATCCGAGGGGCGCGCTCCGGGGCGTCCGCACGCGGTTCGGCGCGGTGCTCGACCTCGTCTGGACCCCCGAGGAGATCACCGCCTCGTTGCGCCCCACCCGCGACGCGCGCATCGAGCTGCGTACGGGCCCGCCCCCCGGATCTCCGGCCGGCCCGGCGGAACCCGGCGAGGCATCCTGGGTCACCCTCACCGCCGGGGCCGACCGGGTACTCACGCTGCGGCGAAGGGCGACCGGCGGCCGGTGAGCACGCCGGGCGATCCGGCGTCCGTCCCCGTACGGGGAGCCGCGAGCGGGTCCGGCGGCCGGCCGGCAACGGTCGCGGCAGGGGTCGGCCTCCCTCGGCCGACCCCTCGCGGGTCACACCGCGGGCGCCGGTCCCGTGCTCGCTCGTACCGTCAACTCCGGTGCGATCAACTCGACTTCGTCCGATCCCTGGCCGGTGAGCTTGGCCACCACCAGCTCGACCGCGCGGCGCCCCATCTCCTGCGCGGGGATGGCCACGGTGGTGAGCCGCACCGAGGCCTCCACCGCCACCTGTTCGGGACAGACCGCGACGACCGACACGTCCTCGGGGACGGCGCGGCCCTGCTGCTGGAGGAGGTTGAGCAGCGGTTCCACGGCGGACTCGTTCTGGACGATGAACCCGGTGGTGCCGGGCCGCTCGTCGAAGATGCGG
This window encodes:
- a CDS encoding glycoside hydrolase N-terminal domain-containing protein; protein product: MSRSTGNPSPRKPYTPNPSTPAPSLPNPSTWEPRPAARWEDAFLSGNGHHGAMVHGDPADDRVIVNHHTLVRPNGSEDLRPPELAGELGPLQDALLSGNTRAAERFGAGSPLVWVQPFHPAFQTRVRRAPAESGTPLGAGAGAHGTAHAGAGPEAEYTAPAGTATGPSYRRELDFTSGETVASHGPWRSRVFVSRADDVIVQHITGPAADTEVWLDPVLPGAPANLAVGRSTVLTPQGARIALRLRYPESDLSCTGVSVLRAEGGTVSVSGDGVRVAGARSLLLLTRVRRSPGEPDLDAEWAALPDDDYDALMARHLPLHRSAFGRCALTLHDEDPARQGLPGSELLRHPGSPALLERLFAAGRYHVLSASGALPPRLTGVWTGDWDTAWSGAFTTNANLNLQVASATAGNLPEVLDAHARLIEGQLDHWRENARALFGARGIVAPSHSDGESGRTRHFQRAYPLHLWTAGADWLLHPLCEQAQCRGAAPEALVSACAEVADFYTDFLTREGPDGAVAIVPSYSPENRPENASWGTLNATMDIAAARHALTTAAELAPAHPDADRWRDLAGRLPRYRINADGALAEWAWPGLRETYDHRHLSHLYPVWPLDEINPYDTPGLAAAAHRALELRGSENDSAHGHLHHALVAARLRDGARVSAALASVLDGDFFHDSLMSAHYPDRNVYNADAAHALPAVVLEMLVQSAPGRLVLLPALPAAYPRGALRGVRTRFGAVLDLVWTPEEITASLRPTRDARIELRTGPPPGSPAGPAEPGEASWVTLTAGADRVLTLRRRATGGR